The genomic interval GACCGGCACACCTGCCCGGCCTGCGCCGGTCTCCGCCCGCGCGAGGCCCAGATGCGCTGACCCGGCGTCGTGGACGCCGGTGACGGCACACCCCTCGAACCGGCCGGGCGGCGTTGCATAGAGTTGACCCCATGTCGAAGCCTGACGAACTGCTTGTCGATATCGCTGCTCTGGTGGAGTCCGGGCACAGCAATCAGATGACTCTGACCGTGGTCGCCGGTGGTGCTGTCATCACCGGGCGACTGGCCCCCGAAGCGGTCTGGAGGCAGCGCGTGTCGGAGGTCCTGGCCGACTCGGCCCGCCTGAGCGAATTCTCCGCCGTCTTCACCGCCCCGACGCCTGTGGAGAAGACACCCACGCATCTCCACTTCCACGTGGCGCGGATTCTGCAGGGAACGGTGGGGATCCCGGACACGGGCGGGATGTACCGCGTGGCGATCGAGGACGTCAGCGCCTGGACCATGGGCGACTTCAGCTACTCCGACCACTAGAAATACGCCTCTGCGCTCTGACGGAACCCTGCCCGCGGCGAGGGCCCGACCGGCGCCTGCCGCTCGGGCCGCACCGTTTCCTGCTGGCGGGCGCTGCCGTGCTCGGCCACGAGTGGCACGACACGACAGCGGGCCGCCGGGCAGGGGGCGATGCCGCCTCAGCCTGCGGTCGTCGGGTTCTCCGACGTGGCGGCTTTGCGGTATTCGGCGTTGATGCGCTGGGCTTCCTCAAGCTGGTCTTCGAGGATGACGATGCGGCAGGCAGCCTCGATGGGGGTCCCCTGGTCGACGAGCTCCCGGGCCCGTGCGGCCATACGCAGCTGGTAGCGGGAGTAGCGGCGATGCCCGCCCTCGGAACGCAGCGGGGTGATCAGGCGGGCCTCTCCGATGGCTCGGAGGAAGCCCTGCGTGGTACCGAGCATCTCGGCGGCCCGGCCCATGGTGTAGGCGGGATAGTCGTCGTCATCGAGACGTCCGAACGAGTCGCCTGCTGTCATTTGCACCTCTCTGTGGAACGCGTCGAGGGGCCCGAGTGCCGTACGGCACTCGGGCCCCGAAGGAACTGCTACACCATCTGCCGGCCCTGTTACTGCGCCGGCCCTGTGTTTCCGCCGACCCGGCCTGGAATGCGCCGGGGCTGCGGGGATCGCGGTTGCTTGACCGGAGACCACCTCACTATCGATGTCCTGCGGTACCCGGGCTCTCACGGCTCCGCCCGGGCGATCCTGATGGCGCCTCGCTCCTCCGTTCTTCCCTCTGGGATCAATCACTTGCCTACTGCTGGTGGTGCTGCACTGCTGGTAATGCTCTGTACTGCTGTATTGCTGCACTGCTTCCGCGTGAACCGCGGTACTGCTGACGGCGGCCCCTGATCACTGCGGGCCACCCAGTGCGGCCGCCAGTCCCGTCGCCGTCTTGCAACAACCCTGGCTTCGAAACTCCGCCACCGCACCGTCCTGCGAACGGCAACTTCTTCTGTACTGCTGCCCGGCAGTTCGTCTCTGCCGGGCCCTTCTGTCTCTCTGGGCTACAAGAGAAACCATAGCCACCGCACCATCCAATGTCTACTCCGACGAGCACAGATTTCCGTGATCCATGCACAGAGATAGTCGGCATCGACCACAGGGTGGCGCCCGGCCGGCCATGACCGGCCGGGGCAGAGCCCCTTTCACTCCCCGTCGGCGGTGCGCCGGGCGCGGTGGGCCCGGACCTTGTGGCGGTTGCCGCAGCGCTCCATCGAGCACCAGCGACGCTTGCCGGGGCGGGAGGTGTCGACGAACAGCAGGCGGCAGCCGTGCGCGCCGCACGTGCGGACCCGGTGGGCGTACGCCCCGGTGAACAGGTCGACCGCATCGCGGGCGACGGTGGACAGCAGCCCGGCCCCGGTGCCCCCGGGGACCCATTCCCGGTTCCCGCCCGGGGCGAGCCGGGCCGTCAGGGGCGGGCGCGCCGCGGCGTCGTTGAGGGTGGCGAGGTCGTCCGGGCCGGGCGGCGCCCCCGCCACATGGCCCTCCGCCAGCCGCCACAGCGCGTCGCGCAGAGCACGCGCCTCCGCCACCTCCCCCGCGCTCACCACGAGCGCGGGACCCGGGCCGTAACCGGGCCCGCCGCCCGGGCCGAGCCCGTCCGGCAGCCGGCTCTCCTGCGCCCAGCGCACCAGGTCGGCCGGCTCGTGCAGCACCTCGAAGTACACCAAGGGGCCCGGACCCCCGGTCGGCAGGAGCTCCAGGCACAGCGCGCCCGGATCGAACCGGAACGAACTGCCGTCCGGATGCCTCAGCAACAGCCCGGAAGACTCCCGCCGTTCCGACCGATCCGGCGTGTCCGTTGCCTTTTCACTCATGTAACCACTATAAACGGTTTCCATGACACAGACACAGACACAGGCACAGAGACAGACACAGACACTGTCCTGGAAGCTCGTCATCGACTGCGCCGACCCGCACGCACAGGCCGGATTCTGGGCGGCGACCCTGGGCTATCTCGTCGAGGACAACAGCCCGCTGGTCGAGCAACTGCTCGCCGCCGGAGCCGTACCGGAGGCCATCACGACCCAGGCCCACGGCCGCCGCGCCTGGCTGGACCTCGCGGCCGCCCGGCATCCGGACGACCCGTACGACGAGGTCAGCGGTACGGGGCAGGGGCGGCGGCTGCTCTTGCAGCGGGGTACCGGAGCCGAAGACCGTGAAGAACCGCCTCCACATCGACGTGCACTCCGCGCCGGGGCAGCGCGACGGGGAGGAGGCACGGCTGGTGGAGCTGGGCGCGCGGGTGGTGCGCACGTTCGACGAGCGGGGCGGGAGCTGGGTCGTCATGATGGACCCCGAGGACAACGAGTTCTGCCTCAGCTGACGCGGGGGCCGGTGGACCGACACACCCAGCGCGGCCACACCTCGCCCCATCCGGGGACCAGCCCGTGCGTCAGCAGGCTGCCCGGGGTCGACACCACTCCGCCGGGCGCAAGCACCGTTAGCGCCGTTAGCGCCGTTAGCGCCGTTAGCGCCGTCAGGGCCTGTCGGCCTGGGCTCCCAGCCCGCCGCCCCCGTCGCGGTCGCGTCGTACGTCCTCCCGGATCCGCTCCGCCATCAGGTCGGCGAGCGGGTCTCTCACGTCCCAGGAGTGCGCGGCCGGGTGCCGGTCGTACAGCATGCAGGCGTCCCCCTCCTTGACGGACAGCCGGTGAATGACGGCCGGGCACGGCAGCAGTTCCGTGAAGCGGAACTTCCGGCGCCCATCGGTGTCGGTCCAGAACATCCACAGGTCCCGCCCGGCGGGAGCCGAGGCCGACCAGAGCTGGGCCGCGTGCTCGGCCCCCTCGTCGTGCTCGCCGAGTTCGCAGAGCAGGAAGTCGTCCAGGTCGGGCGCTTCCGACGCCTGGCCGGGTCCGTCCGCCAGGCCCATGAGCGCGACGCGCGCACCCATCTCGGGGAGTTCGCTGAAGGCGGTGCACTGCAACATGGCGCTCATCCTTGCCGGTGAGGAGGGGGAGGAACAGAGGGACGGGCGGCGGCGAGGGGGCGCATGACGAGCCCGTACCAGGCCGCCGCGTCCCGGGCGACGAACTCGTACGGCAGCCCCTCCGCGAGCCGCCCCAGCGCGTAGTCGTGCTCGCGGAAACTCTCCGCCCAGGACCGGAGTTCGGCCGGTGCGTCGCGCCGGCCGCCTGCGGGGGCCGGGTACAGCACACGGGCCGGGGCCCAGAGGGTGTACGGGTCCGGGTCGAGCGCGTCCGCGAAGCGCCGGGCCTGCCGCCGCAGCCAGCGAAGGGCCAGCCGTCGCGTCGGCGCGAGGACCCCGCCGAGCCGGACGGACCGCACCGCGTCACCGCCGTGGCTCTCGGCGACGTACCAACCCCCTTGCGCCCGGGCCGCGTTCACAGCACCTCGCCCCGGCTGCGGGCATTCAGCCGTGCGGTCCTGGCCCGAAGCTGCTCTATCAGGAGCGCGGGCCGGACCCGGTGCGGCTCCGCCTCCCACTCGGCCCCGCCACCCACCGGTCGCAGCGACCAGTAGGGGCCGGCGACCCCACGGAACTCCCCCACCCGGTCACCACGACCGGTGTCCACCACAAGCGTTCCGGGGGCCGGAGGGTCGGGAGGTTCCTCTGCATTCGGGCAACCGTTCTCGCCGTACACCTATCGCTCCTCTCTGTAGCCATATGACTACCGGGGCGATTCAGCGTGACCTACCGTGAAGAGCCATTCAACTTGCCCATTCGGCACGGAAGATCGGGACGGGGTCCGTGAACATCAAGGAGTTGAACCCGGAAAGCTCCGCGCAGGCGGCCTACGGTGCACGTCTGCGCGGGTTACGGGAGCAGCGGTGCTGGACACAGGAGGAGCTGGGGAACCGCAACGGCTACTCCAGCACGCACATCTCGTCGGTGGAAACTGGTCGTAAACTCGCGACCTTGCGCTTTTCGCGCAGTACCGACCGGGTGCTGGGGCTCACCGGGACCGAGGCGTCGTTCGAGCGCGAACTGGGCCAGATCAAGCACGGCAGCCTGCTGGAGGGCTTCCCGGAGTTCCTCGGTTACGAGCGCCGGGCGGCGGAGATCCGGCTGTACGAGGTCGGCGTCATCCCGGGCCTGCTCCAGACACCGGAGTATGCGACGGTCCTGGCAGACAGTGTCGTCAGGCGACAAGGGATCACCGCCGACCAGGCGCAGGAGCGGGTCGCGCTGGTCGCGGAGCGTCAGGCGGCGCTGGTCCGGGAGAAGCCGCCGCTGGTCTTCGCGATGCTGGACGAGAGCTGCCTCCGCAGGCCGGTCGGCAGGCCGGAGGTCATGAAGGCACAGATGGACCGGCTCATCGAGTTCGCCGAGCAGCCCAACACGGTGCTCCAGGTGGTGCCGTTCACCATGGGAGAGCACCGCCCGTTCAGTCTGCCGATCACCATTCTGACGATGCCCGACCGCTCGCTCATGTCGTACGCGGAGTCGGCGCAGCAGGGCTATCTGGAGCGTGAAAGCGGCTCGGTAGTCCCGCATCTGACGGCCTACCATCAGATGCAGGCGGTAGCGCCCTCCCAGGCCGCGTCCGTAGACATGTTCAGGCAGTTGCGAAAGGGCACCCCGTGACAACCGAGACCCCCCGTTGGTTCACGTCCTCGTACAGCGAAAACGGCGGCCAGTGCGTCGAGGTCGCCACCAACCTCGCCACCCCGCACGGCATCGTCCCCGTCCGCGACTCCAAGAACGTGAGCGGCCCGGCCCTCGACATCCCCGCGAGCGCGTTCACCGCCTTCGTCGCGGGCGTCCGGGCCGGAGACCTCGGCACCGTCTGAGCGGCCCGAAGGCCATACCGCGAGGCCCACCGCGTACGGACACGCGGTGGGCCTCGCGTCGCTCAGTCGGGCCACGTCCACTCGATCCCGTACACGCCCGGTACGCACCGCGTCGGCATGAGGTGGGTCGTGTGGAAGTCGTCCAGGGCCGTGCGGTGGCGGTGGCTGGGGTCGGCGCCGATCCGCTCGCGGCGGTATCCCCAGCAGTGGGTGGGCACCGCCCCGGGATCGAAGCGCACGTGGAGCAGGTACGCCCGCAGCGGAGCGGTGACGCGGCGCTCGTGCTGCCAGGAGGCCTCGCCCTCCGCGGCCAGCGTGTAGGAGACCACCGCCGTCTCCGTCCGCGCCAGCCGGCGCCCGAGCGGAATGTCGGCCGCCACGCAGCCCAGCTCCTCCAGAAAGCGGATGCGCGGTGCGGGGCGTCCGGGGACGGTGAGGACCGCCGTCCCGGCTTTCGGGGAGTCGAGGAAGTGGACGACGGTGAGGTGGTCGACGCCGTCGTGAACGGCCTGCACCACCGTGGTCACCGAGGTCTCGCGGATGGCCCGGCGGTCGTCCAGGCAGACCGTCTCCTGGACGGTCAGCGCGCGCAGACCCGCGTTGAAGTGGACGAAGGCGTCGCCAAGGGCCTGCTCGACGTCGGAGTCCTCACCGAAGACACCTCGGGCCGCGGCCGGATCTGGCGGCCGGGCCCCGCCCCGGGGGCGGTGCGGTCCCAGCAGCGAGCGCAGAGTGCCGTTCGGCAGGTCGAGCAGGGACTCCAGGGCGTCGACGGCGCGCAGCGACTGGGCCTTCTCGGGCTGGCTGCGACCACGCTGCCAGTGGCTGAGGGTGGCGAGGCTGACGGATATCTGCTGGGCCCGCAG from Streptomyces sp. CA-278952 carries:
- a CDS encoding MerR family transcriptional regulator; the encoded protein is MTAGDSFGRLDDDDYPAYTMGRAAEMLGTTQGFLRAIGEARLITPLRSEGGHRRYSRYQLRMAARARELVDQGTPIEAACRIVILEDQLEEAQRINAEYRKAATSENPTTAG
- a CDS encoding CGNR zinc finger domain-containing protein, which codes for MSEKATDTPDRSERRESSGLLLRHPDGSSFRFDPGALCLELLPTGGPGPLVYFEVLHEPADLVRWAQESRLPDGLGPGGGPGYGPGPALVVSAGEVAEARALRDALWRLAEGHVAGAPPGPDDLATLNDAAARPPLTARLAPGGNREWVPGGTGAGLLSTVARDAVDLFTGAYAHRVRTCGAHGCRLLFVDTSRPGKRRWCSMERCGNRHKVRAHRARRTADGE
- a CDS encoding VOC family protein, producing the protein MRTTRTTRSAVRGRGGGCSCSGVPEPKTVKNRLHIDVHSAPGQRDGEEARLVELGARVVRTFDERGGSWVVMMDPEDNEFCLS
- a CDS encoding helix-turn-helix domain-containing protein — encoded protein: MNIKELNPESSAQAAYGARLRGLREQRCWTQEELGNRNGYSSTHISSVETGRKLATLRFSRSTDRVLGLTGTEASFERELGQIKHGSLLEGFPEFLGYERRAAEIRLYEVGVIPGLLQTPEYATVLADSVVRRQGITADQAQERVALVAERQAALVREKPPLVFAMLDESCLRRPVGRPEVMKAQMDRLIEFAEQPNTVLQVVPFTMGEHRPFSLPITILTMPDRSLMSYAESAQQGYLERESGSVVPHLTAYHQMQAVAPSQAASVDMFRQLRKGTP
- a CDS encoding DUF397 domain-containing protein, producing the protein MTTETPRWFTSSYSENGGQCVEVATNLATPHGIVPVRDSKNVSGPALDIPASAFTAFVAGVRAGDLGTV